The window TATAAGCTGTAGTTAAAAGAAAAATGATTATTATTAAGATATAAAGTTATTATTAACTATTTATCGTGTTTTCTGCAACTGATCAATGCAGAAAAAGCTCTGGGGCCTGATTACGCTGTATAAGGCCTGTTAAGGTTTCACGAAACCCTGTACAATAAGCACAATAATAAGAGGTGTTGAATTCTTTTAAACCTTAGGCTTATGATAACAAAAACCATCTTAGATCATACCGATGATGCATCACTGCTGGCAAATGTTAAGCGGGGCTGTGAGCATTCCTTTAACGTGCTGTATGAAAAATACTGGCAGCAAGCATATAATAATGCCTACAAAAGGTTAAAAGATGCTGATCAGGCGAAAGATGTGGTGCAGGAAATATTTGTTCATATCTGGCTTAAGAAGGAGAATCATATTGATAATTTTCCGGCTTATTTAAGTGTAGCGGTTCGGAACCGTGTGTTTAAGCTGGTAGAGAAACAAAAAAAGACAAGCCCCTTTCTTCAGCTCTTACATGATGTACCAGCTGCCCAGGTACAAACAGAGGCAGCTGTGTTGCGGAAAGAATTTTTCAAAGGCTACGAATCACTTTTAAATACATTACCGGTTAAAAGGCAGAGAATATTTCGGTTGCGTTTCAACGAAGATTTAACCACAAAGGCCATTGCTGCTATGCTGGGTCTATCCAGAAAAACAGTTCAGAACCAGATTGGTAAAGCAATTGAACAGATACGTGTTTCTCTGTTACAACTGTAGTCTATCCGGACCCTTTGTTTGCTATCGCGGGTGTTTTCTATTTGCCGAAACCGGCACACCTGGATAAACCAAATGTACATCTTAGGAATTGCCAGTCAGTCAGGCAATTGTCATTTGATAAATTTTTGAAATACTTATAAATATTTAAGATAAAGATGGGGCTTTAGTTGATTTACGGATCATGTATATATAATCAACTACTCTTTCTTCATCAATGAATAAAGCTCATTTCATAAAGTTGCTGCAGAAGTATTTGCAAGGTAATGCTACTGAAGCAGAGCGTCAGTTTTTATTGAGCTACTACGAGATGTTTAATGCTGAGCCTGATATTGAGGAACTACTGACAGCAGAGCAAAAGCAAGCATTAAAGAACCAAATAAGAGAATCTATTTGGGAAAGGATTAGTCAGCACGAACAAAAGACACAGAAAGTAAAGTCCCTGGACAGAGGGTGGACAAAGTATCTGGCTGCCGCTATTTTCATATTTGCGCTTAGTGCAGCAGGAGCAATATTTTACATTAACAACAAACCACAGCAACAACAAACCACCGTAATCAGCACAGGTTTGGAAAAAGAGCAGCGCTTAATCAACCTGCCCGATGGTAGTTATGTAATTCTTAAAGCAGGCAGTAAAATAGATTATGCTGCTTCTTTCGATGGCTTAGCCGTTAGAGAGGTACACCTGGAGGGAGATGCTTATTTTGATGTAAAACATGACTCTTTAAGACCATTTATTGTGCATGCCGGCAGCTTAAAAACAACTGTTTTAGGCACCTCTTTCAACATAAAAGCCTGGCCTGCTGATGAAGATGTATCTATAGCCGTAACCAGAGGAAAAGTAAAAGTTGAGAACCAGCATAAAACCTTCGGCACGCTGGTACAGGATCAGCAACTGACTTTTTACAAAGAAAAAGCTGATGTAGTTAAAACCAAAGCAGATTCCAGCACCCACCTTAGCTGGAAAACACAAGATATCTTACTGGATGATGTAACCATTACAGAAGCATCAGGCTTGCTTGAAAACCGTTTTGATGTGCACATCATCTGTGGCGAAGAGGTTGCCCGGTCGGAGCGCTTTACCATCACAATTCTTAAAAATGAAAGCCTGGAACAGGTGTTAAAGAGCATTTGCGAATTTAACAATGCAACATATACCTATGATCAGGACAAAGGCCAGGTCATGATCAGAAAAAAAGAATAATCTCTCTACCTAAACCATTAGAACTTATGGATAAAAGACCTCCTCCATGAAAAGGCATAAGTGAAGTTTACCCTTAGGAGTTTTTTTGAAGATTAGTTGCTCCCGCCTCCAGGATGTAATCGTAAATTATTTGTCTCTATGTCCGCTC of the Flammeovirgaceae bacterium 311 genome contains:
- a CDS encoding sigma-70 family RNA polymerase sigma factor (COG1595 DNA-directed RNA polymerase specialized sigma subunit, sigma24 homolog), encoding MITKTILDHTDDASLLANVKRGCEHSFNVLYEKYWQQAYNNAYKRLKDADQAKDVVQEIFVHIWLKKENHIDNFPAYLSVAVRNRVFKLVEKQKKTSPFLQLLHDVPAAQVQTEAAVLRKEFFKGYESLLNTLPVKRQRIFRLRFNEDLTTKAIAAMLGLSRKTVQNQIGKAIEQIRVSLLQL
- a CDS encoding anti-FecI sigma factor FecR (COG3712 Fe2+-dicitrate sensor, membrane component), coding for MNKAHFIKLLQKYLQGNATEAERQFLLSYYEMFNAEPDIEELLTAEQKQALKNQIRESIWERISQHEQKTQKVKSLDRGWTKYLAAAIFIFALSAAGAIFYINNKPQQQQTTVISTGLEKEQRLINLPDGSYVILKAGSKIDYAASFDGLAVREVHLEGDAYFDVKHDSLRPFIVHAGSLKTTVLGTSFNIKAWPADEDVSIAVTRGKVKVENQHKTFGTLVQDQQLTFYKEKADVVKTKADSSTHLSWKTQDILLDDVTITEASGLLENRFDVHIICGEEVARSERFTITILKNESLEQVLKSICEFNNATYTYDQDKGQVMIRKKE